A stretch of DNA from Maridesulfovibrio sp.:
GCCCCGCATAGCAGTAGTTTCATATCATACCTTCCGGCTCCGGCCGTGCATTGTTGTGCAATGGTTTTCCATTGAACTTAAGGTTATACGTATAACCCGGTTGAAGTAAAATGAAATATCCGAAAATTCTTCCAGTTCTCCGGCTTTCGTGACGGCCTTGATCTGTACTGAAAATCAACCTCTTACCACAAAAATCATTTCAGCACTTGACGACCATGTTGTTTAGCAATAGTTTTCAGTTCGCTTTTTAAATTTGGTAAATTTGCCAAATAACCATACTGGAGGACGTAATGAATTTGCTGGACCAGATAATTTCTGAAATGGATTTTGATTTTTTAAGTTCCGGAAAGCATACTATGAATGTGGAAGGCATGCGCAAATGCCTTGGAGACAATGACACCGTGTTTATTGACGTGCGCACCGGAAAGGAAATCGGCTATGTGTCCTTCCCCTTTGCCACACACATTCCCATGAACGAACTGCCGGAACGTATTTCCGAAGTGCCGCGCGATAAACAGGTCGTGCTGTTCTGCTCGTCCGTATTCCGGGCTGCCGTGTCCTATACCTACCTGCGGGCCAACGGGTTTGAGCGGGTTAAGGGAATGGCTGCTTCCATGGAAGACATGGTTCAGGCTTTCAAGCCCGGTCCGCTCGGCAAGATGTAATCGCCAACTCTCGTAATGTAATCTCATGGATACTCTTACCATCGCGATATCACTGCTTTCGTTTGCTCTGAGTTTCATCTTCGCTCTCGGCGGGGTGGGCTCTGCTTTGGTGCTTATTCCCACTCTTGTATGGCTTGGAATACCGTTCAACCTTGCCCGTCCGACTGGGCTGTTTGTAAACGCTCTCAGCATGAGCGGCGCGACTTATTCCAATTTCAGGGAAAAACGGTTGGACCTCAAACTCGGAATACCGATAGTGGTTTCATCCGTGGCCATTGCTCCGCTTGGAGCCTGGGTTGGGCATTTGCTGCCGGGACACTACGTGATGTACGCGTTTATTGCGTTTTTGTGTTTCTCCGGACTGATGATGATGTTTTTCAAAAAATCAAAATATGAAAATCAGTACCGGGAGGACAGACCGTTTACCGGGCCATTTCTTGTGGGCGTTCTGGCCGGTTTCTTTTCCGGCCTCCTCGGAGTCGGCGGCGGAGGGATCATTTCCCCGCTGATGATAATGCAGGGGTTCAATCCCAAGAAAGTGGCTACGGTTACCGCGTTTTCTGTTCCGTTTTCGTCCATAACCGCATTTGCCGCCTATGCCCTGATGGGGTCCATTTCCGTGCGGCTGCTTATCTTTGCCGGGCTGGCCGCATGGGCCGGAGGATACATGGGGACCGGATTTATGCACAATAGAATGAAACCTGGAACTGTGAAGAAGTGTCTTGGCGCTGTTCTTTTGCTGCTGGCGGCAAGGCTGTTGTGGGTAGTTCTTACCGGATAAGTCTTTCCGGTCACTGCCGTCAGGCACGGGATTGACGGCAGTATGTAGGAAAAAAATATTGCCCGTATGACATCTGGGTCCTCTCTGATTTTTCGGAGAGGACTTTTTTTGTGTAATTGCCGTCTGCGGACATTGATGCCGTGAAAGATGTCCGGTCCGCCAAGTATGGTGCCCGAAAAAGGAGGTTCGAATATGAACGGAATTTCAACGGACACCCTTGCGGCTCTTTATCCTATGGAAAGCCCGAGGATGCTCAGGAACTACGCGCTGTTCCTGGAGGAATATCCCGAATGGGTGGAAAACGGTTTTTCACTCATGGATTACAAGGATGCGCGGCACAGGCCGGAATTTTCCGGCTGGACTCCGGAAGTGCACCGGCAGAACACCGGGAGGGAATGATGATCGGTTCCATTATTGATCTCGGTTCGACCATCATAGACAAAATCTGGCCTGATGCCGGTGAGCGCGAAAAAGCCAAGCTCAAGCTCATGGAACTGCAGCAGGCCGGGCAGTTGGCCGATCTGGAATCGCGGGTCAAGGTCATGCT
This window harbors:
- a CDS encoding rhodanese-like domain-containing protein, yielding MNLLDQIISEMDFDFLSSGKHTMNVEGMRKCLGDNDTVFIDVRTGKEIGYVSFPFATHIPMNELPERISEVPRDKQVVLFCSSVFRAAVSYTYLRANGFERVKGMAASMEDMVQAFKPGPLGKM
- a CDS encoding sulfite exporter TauE/SafE family protein; translated protein: MDTLTIAISLLSFALSFIFALGGVGSALVLIPTLVWLGIPFNLARPTGLFVNALSMSGATYSNFREKRLDLKLGIPIVVSSVAIAPLGAWVGHLLPGHYVMYAFIAFLCFSGLMMMFFKKSKYENQYREDRPFTGPFLVGVLAGFFSGLLGVGGGGIISPLMIMQGFNPKKVATVTAFSVPFSSITAFAAYALMGSISVRLLIFAGLAAWAGGYMGTGFMHNRMKPGTVKKCLGAVLLLLAARLLWVVLTG